The Lacticaseibacillus rhamnosus DNA window GGGTTGTTTAATAATCGATTGGCGATTCAGGAGATGCTGGTTGGTCTCGCTGTTAAAGTCATTGCGCAATGGCCGATGATCTTCTTCTTTAATGTTTACGGGCCGGTGATGGCGACAATGTTGGGCATGACGGTGTCTAGTTTGTTGATGTTGTATTCGACTAATCGGATGTACAATATTCATGTCAGACAGACCATTCGGCGCGGCGTCGGTATTTTAGCTTTTTCCCTGATTATGTGTGCGGTTTGCTACTTGATCGTGGACGTATCCGGTATTCTCATTAACCCTGAGAGTCAGTTTGGCGCAGCGTTTGTTTTACTGGTAGCAGTTGGTGTTGGCGTTTTGATTTACGGTTATTTGATTTTGAAAACACGTTTGGCCGATATGATCATTGGTGCACGGGTCAGTCGGCTGCGCGAAATTTTACACATCCGGTGATTTTATGCGATTAGATAAATATTTAAGTCATTTACAGTTTGGTAGTCGAAAAGAAGTCAAAGCCTTGATTCGCGACAAGCGCGTTCGGATTGCTGGGGAGTTAGTGACGGATCCGGGCTACAATATTCTTCCGGGTGTTGCCGTTGAGGTTAATGATGCTCAAGCGGACGGGCCACTTGAAGTCGATTATTTAATGAACAAACCGGCTGGCGTCATCACCGCAACCGAAGATCCAACGCAATCAACGGTATTGGACTTGATTCGACCGCATGATTATCGGCCCGGCCTTTATCCAGTCGGGCGCCTTGATAAAGATACAACCGGACTGCTATTGCTCACAACTGATGGCAATTTAGGGCATACTTTGTTAGCACCGAACCACCATGTGCCAAAAACTTATGCCGCTAAGTTAGCCAAGGCACTTACAACTGAGATGAAACACCAGTTAGAACATGGCGTTGCTTTAAAAGACTTTACAACGGCACCAGCTGATGTTCAGGTTGTACCGGCGACTGACAATAAAGAAATTTATATCACAATTACAGAAGGCAAATACCACCAAATTAAGCGGATGTTGCTGGCCGTTGATAATGAAGTCGTCGCATTGACACGAATTGCAATGGGACCATTACGTTTGCCTGAGGACTTAGACGCCGGTGAGTATCGGGCACTGACGGATGATGAGCGTTCGCTACTGGATCAGATGGTACGCTAAGTTTAAGCTTTACTTTTTCGTTAACGGATCCATTGTCATGGCATAGTTGCACCCCTATACTGATAGACAAGAAAGGGTGAGCGCAATGGACCAACAACAATATATTTGCCCCAAATGTCAAAATACAAGCTATATTTCGGATCGGTTTCAGGCAACGGGCGGTAATTTTTCCAAAATCTTTGATGTTCAAAACAAGAAGTTCGTGACGATTTCGTGTACCCGCTGTGGTTATACCGAGCTATATCGCAGTGAAACCAGTTCGGGGATGAATGTCTTGGATTTTCTATTAAATGGCGGTTGATTTTGACCGATTTGGCGGGTCGTGTTCGTTAAGATTCATGAAGATGAGCGCCGCAGACGACATAAAAACGTCCTTAGAAGTTCGAAATTCTAAGGACGTTTTTTGACTGCGTTGATTGTCATCTTTTGAGCTAATTTGCTGATTCGGATAATTGCTTCAGGTAGGCTGGTAGTTCCTGAATGACCATGGTTGGTAAGGCGACGTAGCTGTTCATAGCTACAATGTCTGCTACATGCGAGTGAACAAAAACCGCAGCTAACACAGCTTGGGTCAAAGGATGGAATTGCCCCGCAAAAGCAGCAATGATGCCGGTTAAGGTGTCACCGGAGCCGCCAGTTGCCATGGCTGGTCCGCCAGCTGTGTTGGCATAGATTTCGTTTCCGATGAATACATGCGTTTGGGCACTTTTGGCAATGATGATTCCAGGGATTTTTGCGGCTGCTTGTTGACTGGCTTCAATTGTTTGCGCTGCGAGTGCCAAGCCGGAGAGACGTTGCCATTCGACTTGATGCGGTGTCCAAATTAGCTGGGCTTGGGGATAGGCGAGGTGATGAGCGGCGACAAGGGTAATGGCCGAACTGTCAATAATGAGCACTTGGGCTTGACTAACGGCTGCAAAGACACGCTTTAAAATTTTCAAAGCAGTCGTGTCCGTGCCTAATCCCGGTCCCACAACAATGACGGTCGCTTGATGGATCGCTGTCTCCAGTGCCGAAGTGGAAGCATCCAGGATCATCGCTTCAGGTAAGCGGGCGTGTAAAGCGCTGCGATTGACAGGATTGGTCGCAACACTAACCAGTCCGGCACCGGTGTAAACAGCCGCACTGGCACTCATAATTGCTGCACCACCATATTGCGCATTACCGCCGATGATAAGGATTTTACCGAAGCTGCCTTTATAAGTATTCCGTGATCGCGGACGAACAATGGCACGCGCTAATTGTTCCGTCAGTTGTTTCATGGTGTGGGCACCTCTTTTAAAACCGTCCAGTCATTAAATGTTTGCGTGGATAAATTCGGGGTGCCGGTTTGCAGGTAGTCTTTGGCAAACATGACAAGTGGTGAGGCGTTTTCCCAAGTTAACTTTGCTAGCGGCAGGGCACATGCTCCCAGTGAGTCTTGACCTGTAAACTGTGGGACTGACGATGCCAACTGTCCACCGGTTAACGTCAATGCATAGAACACGCAAATATGTTGATTAATCGTCCAACGTTCATATTGCCACGGATAAACAAAGCTGGTTGCCCCTAACTGTCGGTCGATTGTGGCAGTTAGGCCGGTTTCTTCGCTAAACTCCCTCAAGACATCATGCTCAAGTGGTTCGGGACCATCCAAGCTGCCACCGGGAAGATCGAATCGATGAATGTACGGTCCGCCATTTTTCCGAATGACGATCAAGCGCTGGTCAATGGTTGCAATGCCATAACAGCCAAACGCGCGATGGGTTTTATGTGTCATTGTCTCGCCTCCATCGTCTAAGCGTAGCACGGAGAGGGAGGTGAGACAATGAGTACCTTGGCTGGTCCCCATTTTGTCCCCCTGGAAACAAAAACAAAGCCCTCCTAAGATAACCTAGGAGGGCTAAAACGTTGATGTATAGGCATTTCATTTTCTAAAGAAGGCTAAAATATCCTATGAAATGCCGCGAACAGGAATCGAACCTGCACGGGAATAAATCCCACAGCGACCTGAACACTGCGCGTCTGCCAGTTCCGCCATCGCGGCAACAACAATAATGATTATAGCGGATGCGTAGAAGGGGCGCAAGCAAAACTTTAAATATTTTTCCGGGTTGTCCGATTCAAAAAATGTTAGGATAAAGCAACGTGATTATTTGAGAAGGGTGGTAGCATCATGTCAATTTACGATTTTGAAGTAACGCTAGAAGACGGTTCCAAGTATTCATTGAATAAATATAAAGGCCGGCCGATGTTGATCGTCAATACGGCAACCAAATGTGGTTTTGCCCCGCAGTTCGACGGTTTGGAAGCATTGTATAAAAAGTATCAAAAAGCAGGCTTGATCGTGTTAGGATTTCCATCAAATCAGTTTAAGCAAGAGCTGGCGGATGGACATGCTGCAGCAGAGGCATGTCGAATGAAGTACGGGGTCAGCTTTCCGATGCATCAACTGATCAAGGTCAATGGTCAGCAGACGGCGCCGTTGTTTAAGTATTTAAAGACCGAGGCTCCAGGTGAATTGGGTAAGTCGATCAAATGGAACTTCACCAAGTTTTTGGTCGATCGCAACGGTCATGTTGTGAAGCGCTTTGCACCTAAAACAACTCCTGAAGCAATCGAGCCAGCGGTTGAGGAGCTGTTATCCTAAGGCTTTAAAAGGATTGCCGGATGACTGATTGGGTACTTGATGACGGTGGACATGGTTCTACTGGATGCGTACAATGACAACAAAAGCAAGAAAGCAGGGATCATTGATGGAAGATTTGCCAACTGATATTGCAACGTTTGTGGACACGCACTTAGTTGATCGCCATAATAGCAATGCTGTGAAGTGGGACGGTCTGAAAGAAGAATTTGGCCGGGCTGACTTGTTGCCTATGTGGATTGCCGACACTGAGTTTAAGGCGCCTCAAGCAGTTTTGGATGCATTGACAGCTCGCGTCAAGGAAGGGACGTTTGGCTATTCCATTCGCCCGCAGTCTTATTACGAAGCGTTCATTAACTGGCAAAAAGAACGACACGGCATCACGGTTGAACCTGAGTGGATGCGTTTTGGCGTTGGCGTTGTCAAATCACTGTATGCGATGGTGAACTGGCTGACAGAACCTGGTGATCCGGTCCTCATCATGCAGCCGGTTTATTATCCCTTTATGAATGCCATTAATGATCTTGGACGTAAAGTCGTATCAGTTGACTTGCAATTAACCGCTGATGGTTGGCGCATGGATTTTGACCAATTAGAAAAGACCTTGGCGGCGAATGAAATTAAAGCGATGATTCTGTGTTCACCGCACAATCCGGTTGGTCGGATCTGGACCCGAGATGAGTTAGAACAACTTTTTGCCATCACAAGTCGGTATGATGTGACAGTGGTTTCTGATGAAATTCACGGTGATCTTGAAGTGAGTGGGCCGAAGTTTACATCCGCTCTACAGGTCGCTGAAGGTAAAGCTCGAAAAAAGCTTGTTGTGCTCAATGCGCCGTCAAAAACATTTAATTTAGCCGCCTTGCTGAATTCACACATTATTATTCCCGATCAAGCGTTGCGTACGAGTTATGATGCCTTCATTAAGCAGCTGCATCCGGTTGATACGAGCTTGATGGGGCAAGTGGCCGGTGAAGCTGCTTATCGGCATGGCGCTGCTTGGTTAGATCAGGTCTTACAAGTGGTTCGCTACAATTATCGGCAACTGCAAGCTTGTTTAGCCGCGGCGGCACCACAAGCGACCCTGGCCGACTTACAAGGGACTTATTTGGCTTATGTTGATATTGGTGCTTATGTTGCGCCAAGTCAGATCAAAGACTTTGTTGAAGGGGTGTGCGGATTGGCCGTTGATTATGGTGCATGGTTTTCACCGCAAACGGCAACTTATATTCGTTTAAATTTAGCTACTGATCCTAAGCTTGTTGCCGAGGCGATTAACCGACTAACCACTCATTTGGCACAGCAGCCGCAGCGGTGATCGGGACAAGAATTAAATTGCCTTTTTCAAGATAAAACTCGAATTCAAAGAGACGGAATGGTTCTCCTTGAATCCGAGCTTTTTTAATATTGTGCTGCACAAACCAGTTTACTTGATATGGGACGTGTTATCGAAGCTTGAGGCGTAAATACTGATCGCCTAGATTGTGATCCTGAACAATGGTTTTCAGATATCGGCGTAACATGGCTGAACGTTCAAGCACGGACCAACCGGGGTCGGCATGCAACCGTTTAAGTTCAGCGCGACTTGGATGATCATTTCCGGTGAAAAAGCGCCAATTCAAAATACCCATTAATCTGGCAGCGGCGTCAAGATCACGCTGATTGGTCACATTATTGTCCATTAAATCACCATAGGCTAACGCTTCACCATCTTGCAGAAATAATTTTTTCAAGTAACGCTGATAGTGCAAGAGATCAGGATTTTTTCGCTGTTTTGCGGTGAGATAAGGCGTCAGGTCGGTGATCTGTTTTTGATAAGTAATTTGCTGGGGACCAAACGTGACGACCCCATAACTAGCGGGACTAATAGAAAATGCACCACTGACAATTTCGATAGTCGGGCACTGGCCAGCTGGGTCGCGGCTGATGTCTTGAGCATGAATATGCCCGGAGAAGACTAAGGGCACGTGATAGCGGGTTAACAATTTTTTTAACGCGTCACTGTTGTCTAAAACATAACCTTGATTGACGGCTTCGTTATGCGTGTATAGATTGTGATGCATGAAAATAATTGACTTGCGATGCGCGCGGGCACCCAGCGCTAATTGGCGGCGCACCCAGGTCATCGTTTGCGGAGAAAGCTTACCACCTGTATTAGGCGGACGATTAGATGGCTCAATCGTGTAAATGTTGCTATCTAGCAGCAATAATTGGTATTGGTGATTGAGATTTACGCGATAACTTAGACTGTTCCCATCTTGGGCAGCAGCTTGTTCATAACTGCTGTGGAAGATCTGGCGCCAGTCGCTGGGGCTAATTTGTTCAGTCAGGCGTTGTTGGCGTCCCTTATAAGCGCGGGCCCAACCGTCATAAATATCGTGATTTCCGGGGATGATTAACACTTTAATGCCGTGGTCAACAAGCGGTTGTAGTCGGTGCATCAAGCTTTCAGCACTGGTTTTCTCACCGTTAAACGTCACATCCCCAGTGATAATTAAGGCGGTTGGCCGTGATTTTAAGGCGTTTTGCACTAATGCATGAATAGCAACTGGTTGATAATCCATATCTTTACCCGCGGCTGATCGTTTGATTTGGGTATAGGCGCTGCGTTCATCGTGCAAACTAGGCGCAATAAAATGCGTATCACTAAGCACCCAGATGCGTGGATGGGCATCGTCAGTTAACGGTGTTTGGTGATCAGGGTGGATTTGGGTTAATCCTAATGCGAGCAGGAACATACCAAACAGTGCTACCAAATATTTACCGACTTTCATTTTCTGCCTCCAAAGTTGATTCTACCATGACAAAAGACCAGCGCCAGATTGACTTATTTAGGTATAAGCATTAATTGCCGGATGCGAATTTGGGAGTGGAGGACTGCAGGCAGTTGTTGAAAATCTTCGCAGCTTACTTCATCGGTTATGGTAAAATAAAGCATCGTTTCACCGTATGAACCAAAATAATTGTTTTTAAAGAGAGGAAAGAATCATGCAAGTCATCGTAACCGTTATTGGGACAGATAAGGTCGGGATCATAGCGCAGGTTACCACTGCACTCGCTAATTTAGATGTTAATATCTTAGATGTGTCACAAACCATTATGCAAGGCGCCTTTACCATGATGTTATTGGCTAAAATTCCGGATGATGCCAGTTTCAAAACTGTTAAGCAACAACTAACAGCTTTAGGCGACAAAATCGGTGTGGAGATCAAAGTTTCCCGTCAGGAGATTTTTGACGCGATGCACCGTCTGTAAGCTGGTTTAGTCATAACGCGTTCGCCGGCGCAGGGGTCTGCGTGTAAGGACCTTAAGCGCAATGGCCAAGAAGCGGGCCATCACGCTTAAGGCCGCTTACACTCCGACTTCTAAGCGCGCCGGCTCACGCTCACTATAAAGGAGTAGCTTGATCATGGAGACGCAACAGATTAAAGAAACAATTGAAATGATCAGTGAGGAAAATCTGGATATTAGAACGATAACCATGGGGATTTCCTTGCTGGATTGTGTGACGGGTAATTTACAAACAACCGCTGATCATGTTTACGCTAAGATTATGAAAAAGGCGGCCAATTTGGTAGCGGTGGCGGATGCCATTAGTGATGAGTATGGCATTCCGATTGTGAATAAGCGGATCAGTGTGACCCCGGTTAGTCTTTTAGCTGGAGCGGATCAAATGCTTGATTTTCGGCCGGTTGCCTATGCGATGGATCGTGCCGCTAAGGATCTGGGCGTAGATTTAATCGGTGGGTATTCGGCATTAGTCCAAAATGGCAGTACCAAGGCCGAAACCGCGCTGATGAAGAGTTTGCCGGAAGTGTTAGCAACGACAGAACGGGTCTGCGCTTCGGTAAATATTGGCAGTACGCGTAGTGGATTGAACATGGATGCCGTTAAGTTGATGGGAACGGTGGTCAAACAGGTGGCTGATCGGAAGCCGCAAAATGCCATGAAGCTGGTCGTCTTTTGTAATGCAGTTGAAGATAATCCGTTTATGGCAGGAGCCTTCTGGGGGATTTCAGAAGGTGATGTTGCGATCAACACCGGTGTTTCCGGTCCCGGCGTGGTACAGCGCGCACTCGCCGCTGAACCGGATGCCAGTTTTGAACAAGTATGCGAAACAATTAAACAAACGGCATTTAAGGTATCACGAATGGGGCAATTTGTTGGAAAGGTTGCTGCTGATCGGCTAAAGGTACCGTTTAATATTGTCGATTTAAGTCTCGCACCGACGCCGGCTCAAGGTGATTCCGTCGCCCAGATTTTAGAAACGATGGGTCTTAGCCATGTTGGCACGCCAGGAACCACTGCGGCACTCGCTTTGCTTAACGATGCGGTCAAAAAAGGCGGGATCATGGCTGCTGAACGAGTAGGCGGTCTATCCGGTGCGTTTATCCCGGTTTCTGAGGACGCCAACATGATCACAGCAGCGGCTAATGGTCAAATCAGTTTGGAAAAATTGGAAGCGATGACGGCAGTTTGTTCCGTTGGGTTGGATATGGTTGCCGTTCCTGGTGATACGCCAGATGCAGCAATTAGCGGGATGATTGCCGATGAAGCAGCGATTGGCATGATTAACAATAAAACCACTGCAGTGCGCGTGATTCCGGTACCCGGTAAGCAAATCGGTGATCAAGTCGAATTTGGCGGCTTGTTTGGAACTGCCCCGATTATGGCGGTTAATGATGGGGATGCCAGTCAATTTATTAATCGCGGCGGTCGCATCCCGGCACCAATCCATAGCTTTAAGAATTAACCCGCTACTTTAAATTCTTAGCATGGAAGCATTTCTGATGGCCGGTTTATTTTTTTAATAACGTACTTTGCAGTTGCATTCGAAAAATGCCTTGCCCGTCTCATGATTTTATGGCGGCGCAAGGCATTTTTAATTGACGGCGTAATCTATTCATGAGGTGAGAATGATGTTTGTAGCGTTGGATGAAGAAAACCGGCGAGTCATATTAACCAGTCATGAACAGGCGCAACAACTACGCAACCGATCGTTCCATTGTCCAATCTGCAAACAACACGTTTTGATTAAAAATGGTGTGGTGATGCCGGCACATTTTGCTCATCGGCAGCGATCAGACAATGAAGGAGAACCGGAGAGTGTCGAACACCTGACAGGTAAAAGTTGGCTGGTAACCTGGCTTCGATTGCATCAGCAGGCGGCTACGTTGGAGTACTATGATGCCAACATTCGGCAGCGGGCAGATATTCTTGTTCACCGTAACCCGCCAAAAGTATTGGAATTCCAAGCCAGTCCGTTAAGTATTCCCGATTTGAAAAAGCGTACCACGATGTATCACGCGCGTGGGTGGGAAGTCACTTGGATTTTAGGACGGCGGTATCAGCATAACCGTGGTAAAAGACAGGCACGAAAGTTTTTAACGTTGGAAGACAACTTGTTGACACTGTGGTATTTGAATTCGCAAGCTGGCAAACTTACACGGGTTCAGCTGATGCCAAATGGACGTCTATTGACTTATTATGTTCAGCGGTGCTCTCCTAAACAATGTTGGCAACCGGAACTGGTAGATGGGTTGCGTCAGACTAGGCATATCGGTTTGTCTTTACAAAAGCGAGTACCTTCATGGCTGGCGCTTCAGGCGTTAGCATATCAGCAGCATCATAACTTACACGGGGTTCCATGGATTGTGCATCACCGTTCACATCCGCTGCGGCATTTTGGCATCCCGGAATTATTGTTAAGGGTTAAATGGTTACTGACGTTTGAAGGGCGGACGTTTACGGATCGCGACAATTTAAACTTCTGGCTGGCGGCGCTACCGAATGTCTGGACGCCGTTGTTGCCAGCAGGAACCCTCGGCACACTAATCGGTAAACACTGGTTGGAACTGCTACAAACAGCTGGGTTTATTCGGCGTGATCATTTGGGGTATCGTTGGCGTCAGTTACCGCACTGGTTTACGGATATTGATCACAAACTTGTTGCTCCATCATGCATCGTCCCAAGCGCAAAGCCCTGAGAGAAAGGACTCAGAAGCAATAACGACGATGGGACAGCGCGGTCAATTGCTTCGTTAACTCCTAAGTGCGCCGGTTTAAGCGTAAAAAAAACCCTGCATAATCGCAGAGCCCGCTAAAAACCAGTAAATTTTAGTTTATTTGATGTTGCCGCTAGCAAAAAGGTTGGGTTAAAATCCAACTACAAAAGTTGCTTCATTCAGACGAAGACTAAGTGTTGGTGAAATCAAAGTTGCCCATAGTTAGAAAAATCGGAAATGACTGCCCATGTTTTCTGGTCGCTCAGTAAAGAAGTGGGAGGGATCGGTTCGAATGAGCTCGCAAAGGCGGGGAATAAGATCAGGATCACTAATCTGTTCAATTAAAACGGCATGCCCATCATCAACTTTGCGATCGGTATCGACAATCACCAAAGATGGGG harbors:
- a CDS encoding NUDIX hydrolase produces the protein MTHKTHRAFGCYGIATIDQRLIVIRKNGGPYIHRFDLPGGSLDGPEPLEHDVLREFSEETGLTATIDRQLGATSFVYPWQYERWTINQHICVFYALTLTGGQLASSVPQFTGQDSLGACALPLAKLTWENASPLVMFAKDYLQTGTPNLSTQTFNDWTVLKEVPTP
- a CDS encoding glutathione peroxidase; this encodes MSIYDFEVTLEDGSKYSLNKYKGRPMLIVNTATKCGFAPQFDGLEALYKKYQKAGLIVLGFPSNQFKQELADGHAAAEACRMKYGVSFPMHQLIKVNGQQTAPLFKYLKTEAPGELGKSIKWNFTKFLVDRNGHVVKRFAPKTTPEAIEPAVEELLS
- a CDS encoding zinc ribbon domain-containing protein, which encodes MDQQQYICPKCQNTSYISDRFQATGGNFSKIFDVQNKKFVTISCTRCGYTELYRSETSSGMNVLDFLLNGG
- a CDS encoding NAD(P)H-hydrate dehydratase translates to MKQLTEQLARAIVRPRSRNTYKGSFGKILIIGGNAQYGGAAIMSASAAVYTGAGLVSVATNPVNRSALHARLPEAMILDASTSALETAIHQATVIVVGPGLGTDTTALKILKRVFAAVSQAQVLIIDSSAITLVAAHHLAYPQAQLIWTPHQVEWQRLSGLALAAQTIEASQQAAAKIPGIIIAKSAQTHVFIGNEIYANTAGGPAMATGGSGDTLTGIIAAFAGQFHPLTQAVLAAVFVHSHVADIVAMNSYVALPTMVIQELPAYLKQLSESAN
- a CDS encoding MalY/PatB family protein, producing the protein MEDLPTDIATFVDTHLVDRHNSNAVKWDGLKEEFGRADLLPMWIADTEFKAPQAVLDALTARVKEGTFGYSIRPQSYYEAFINWQKERHGITVEPEWMRFGVGVVKSLYAMVNWLTEPGDPVLIMQPVYYPFMNAINDLGRKVVSVDLQLTADGWRMDFDQLEKTLAANEIKAMILCSPHNPVGRIWTRDELEQLFAITSRYDVTVVSDEIHGDLEVSGPKFTSALQVAEGKARKKLVVLNAPSKTFNLAALLNSHIIIPDQALRTSYDAFIKQLHPVDTSLMGQVAGEAAYRHGAAWLDQVLQVVRYNYRQLQACLAAAAPQATLADLQGTYLAYVDIGAYVAPSQIKDFVEGVCGLAVDYGAWFSPQTATYIRLNLATDPKLVAEAINRLTTHLAQQPQR
- a CDS encoding pseudouridine synthase codes for the protein MRLDKYLSHLQFGSRKEVKALIRDKRVRIAGELVTDPGYNILPGVAVEVNDAQADGPLEVDYLMNKPAGVITATEDPTQSTVLDLIRPHDYRPGLYPVGRLDKDTTGLLLLTTDGNLGHTLLAPNHHVPKTYAAKLAKALTTEMKHQLEHGVALKDFTTAPADVQVVPATDNKEIYITITEGKYHQIKRMLLAVDNEVVALTRIAMGPLRLPEDLDAGEYRALTDDERSLLDQMVR
- a CDS encoding metallophosphoesterase; amino-acid sequence: MKVGKYLVALFGMFLLALGLTQIHPDHQTPLTDDAHPRIWVLSDTHFIAPSLHDERSAYTQIKRSAAGKDMDYQPVAIHALVQNALKSRPTALIITGDVTFNGEKTSAESLMHRLQPLVDHGIKVLIIPGNHDIYDGWARAYKGRQQRLTEQISPSDWRQIFHSSYEQAAAQDGNSLSYRVNLNHQYQLLLLDSNIYTIEPSNRPPNTGGKLSPQTMTWVRRQLALGARAHRKSIIFMHHNLYTHNEAVNQGYVLDNSDALKKLLTRYHVPLVFSGHIHAQDISRDPAGQCPTIEIVSGAFSISPASYGVVTFGPQQITYQKQITDLTPYLTAKQRKNPDLLHYQRYLKKLFLQDGEALAYGDLMDNNVTNQRDLDAAARLMGILNWRFFTGNDHPSRAELKRLHADPGWSVLERSAMLRRYLKTIVQDHNLGDQYLRLKLR
- a CDS encoding PFL family protein, with the translated sequence METQQIKETIEMISEENLDIRTITMGISLLDCVTGNLQTTADHVYAKIMKKAANLVAVADAISDEYGIPIVNKRISVTPVSLLAGADQMLDFRPVAYAMDRAAKDLGVDLIGGYSALVQNGSTKAETALMKSLPEVLATTERVCASVNIGSTRSGLNMDAVKLMGTVVKQVADRKPQNAMKLVVFCNAVEDNPFMAGAFWGISEGDVAINTGVSGPGVVQRALAAEPDASFEQVCETIKQTAFKVSRMGQFVGKVAADRLKVPFNIVDLSLAPTPAQGDSVAQILETMGLSHVGTPGTTAALALLNDAVKKGGIMAAERVGGLSGAFIPVSEDANMITAAANGQISLEKLEAMTAVCSVGLDMVAVPGDTPDAAISGMIADEAAIGMINNKTTAVRVIPVPGKQIGDQVEFGGLFGTAPIMAVNDGDASQFINRGGRIPAPIHSFKN
- a CDS encoding competence protein CoiA, translating into MFVALDEENRRVILTSHEQAQQLRNRSFHCPICKQHVLIKNGVVMPAHFAHRQRSDNEGEPESVEHLTGKSWLVTWLRLHQQAATLEYYDANIRQRADILVHRNPPKVLEFQASPLSIPDLKKRTTMYHARGWEVTWILGRRYQHNRGKRQARKFLTLEDNLLTLWYLNSQAGKLTRVQLMPNGRLLTYYVQRCSPKQCWQPELVDGLRQTRHIGLSLQKRVPSWLALQALAYQQHHNLHGVPWIVHHRSHPLRHFGIPELLLRVKWLLTFEGRTFTDRDNLNFWLAALPNVWTPLLPAGTLGTLIGKHWLELLQTAGFIRRDHLGYRWRQLPHWFTDIDHKLVAPSCIVPSAKP
- a CDS encoding ACT domain-containing protein — protein: MQVIVTVIGTDKVGIIAQVTTALANLDVNILDVSQTIMQGAFTMMLLAKIPDDASFKTVKQQLTALGDKIGVEIKVSRQEIFDAMHRL